ACTGCGGCGCGAAACCGATGCCAAAATGGTGGGCTACGGAACGATGCTGCTCGAAGGAATGGTGGCTATCGTGTCGCTCTGCTGCGTGATGATGTTTGCGCAAGGTGCCCCGGAATTAACGGGCACCAATGCTAAGCCTAACATGATTTACGCGCAAGGGATTGGCAAGTTTCTGGAAGTGCTCAGCATCGGCAGCTTGCGTATCCCCAGAGATGTGGGTGTCGCATTCGCGCTCATGGCATTTACGACCTTCGTCTACGATACGCTCGATGTCTGCACACGTCTGGGGCGTTTCATTTTGCAAGAGCTCACTGGACAGTATGGCATGTTTGGCAAACTGTTCGGAACGGCCCTCACCGCTGGTATTCCGCTCTACTTTCTGCTGTCGCATCCTGAGCAAGGGGCGTTATTGGCCGACGGGACACACGCCGCTGTTCCACCCGTTTACGTCACGTTCTGGAGCCTGTTTGGTGCGAGCAACCAGTTGCTGGCAGCTCTGACACTGCTCGGTGTCACGGTCTGGCTCTATCGCACGCGCCGCGCGTGGTGGGTCTGGCTCGTCACCGGTGTTCCCACCGTGCTGATGTATGTGATGAGCATCTGGGCGCTCGTCTCGCTGACGATTCCAAAGTTCCAAGTGAATGGACAATGGACCTTCCCGCTCGACACCGTAGCGTGGGCCGGCATCGTGCTGATCGCACTGGCGATCTTCATGCTCTACGAAGCGGTCGTGATTCTGCTATCGCTCGGAGGCAAAGGGGACGACTCGTCGCGTGGCGAACTCGTGGGCGACAAAGAACTGAAGCCAGCGACAGCAACGTAAAAATTCACGCTGATGGTGCGGAGCACTAGGCTGCTCGAGGACGCGCTAGTCCGAGCAATTCCTTCACGCGTGGGGGTGCGCTCGTGGCATCAAGCGTGGGATCGTTTTGCAGCGTACTGGTGACGAGCTCGAGTTGCTCGACCATCGTCAGCGCCTGATCTAAAAAAAGATAGCGGCGTCCGCCAAATTCACACATGCCGCCACCTGCGCCACCGAGCCATTCGTGCCGCACGGTGTAGCCCATTCGCTCTGCCAGCGCGATCGCACGCTCCAGTAGTTCGACAGTATGCATCCCAGCTTCTCCAGTTCGCCAATCCGTGGCCGCAATTCGATCAAGCGGCCGGATTATAAGCCGCGATGCTGATGCGAGCCAGTTCGATTCGTCGATACCACAACAGACGTCACGAGCGTCACGATCGTTAAGCATGGGTTGCTAGCGGAAGGGTGAAATACCTGTATCTGCTAGCGGTTCGTGCTGTCGCGTGATCGAGTTTTGCGACGACGCATGTTGCACTTGGGGGAGGACTGGAATGTCGGCTGAGGATCGTGCGCTATCGGCTCAGGAAGAGATTGAAGTCCTGCGTCGGCAATTGCTGGAAGCACAGAAGCTCACCGCGATTGGAGAACTATTGGGTACCACCACCCATGAGTTCAACAACGTGCTGATGACGATCCTGAACTATGCGCGACTCGGTATTCGGCATAAAGACGAGCCGACCCGCGACAAGGCGTTTGAAAAAATCTTGGCCGCCTCGCAACGTGCCGCGAAAATCACCAGCAGCGTGCTTGGCATGGCTCGCAATCGAAGTGATTCGCTCGAGCCCACCGATGTGGCTGCCATCATCGAAGAAACCCTCGTGCTGCTCGAACGCGAGATGATGAAATATCGCATCTCGATCGAAAAGCAAATTGGCGAAGTTCCTCCGGCTCTCGCTTGTGGCAATCAAATTCAGCAGGTTTTGCTGAATCTTTTGATCAATGCCCGGCAAGCCATGCTGCAAGGTGGTCGACTGCTAATCAAACTCGAACACGATACGAGCGCTAACACCGTCGACCTTGTCGTACGCGATAGTGGCACCGGTATTCCACCGGAAAAGCTCCGCAAGATTTTCGATCCCTTCTTTACGACCAAGCCAGGCCCTGATGAAAGTGGTCGAGGCGGAACTGGTCTCGGGCTCTCCGCTTGCAAGTCGATCATCGAGGCGCATCGCGGCCGAATTCGAGTCGAAAGCACGGTCGGTAAAGGGACCGCTTTCACCATCAAGCTCCCGGTCGCGACGAAAGACTCGCCCAAAGAGATTTCTGCTCCGACAACGATTCCGGCCATCAGCACATCCGTTGCAACAACGACGGGCGAGCAGTCAGCATCGTCGTAAGTGGTTCGCGATCACTGGATCCTACGGCGGAGGAAGAATGTCGATGCTTCCTTCTCCTTCGTCGCTCGGTAGGTTCGTGGGAGGTCCGATCGGTGGACCGAGTTCCAGTGGAATGCGCTGCTGCGACTGCGGAACTCCTTCGGGCTGATTCGACGGTGCTCCCTCGTAGTACTCTCCCGGGGGCAACTCTTCGATGGGGAGTTCCACGCCGATCGGCGGCAGCGATTGAATCTCAGCGGGGACCGACAGCCGCGCGGCAATGTCGGCGAGAATCCGCTGCTCGAGTGTGGGATCGCGTCCTAGGGGAATCCAGCCGAGCGTTACGCTGTAGCGACTTGCGGCCCCCTCTTGCCGGACGAGCGAACCATCGTGACGCAGTGTCGAGCCACCTGCCGTCGATGCTTCCGGCTTATCGAGGTCCTCGAGTTCCTTCTTCACGGCGACATCGACGAGGTAGCCACCTTCCGTCGGAATCACTCGGACGAGCGCTTGTCTGCGAATCGATTGCAGGGTTGCATGTATTTTTTCATAGCCTCGCGTGCTATCGACGCGCCAAGGCTCGAAAATGGTGCTTCCGACCATCGGAAAGGTATCGATACGACCTTCGGAAAGAATACCGCCGACGAGTCGCACGCGCTCTTCGCGTTCGATGCGAAAATAGTCATCCACCGCATCGACCGTTTGATTCCACAGAAATTCGCGATCGCAAGCTGGCACAAACAGAGGGTTCGCAATCGGTGTAGATGCTTGGGCTCCACCTGGCCAGCGCAAAAAGCCTCGAGCACAACCGGTCGAGCACAGAACGGCAACCAGCAGAGCAATGATCGTCGCCTGTTTTATAGCCTGCGCGCAGCACGATCGAGCGAAGGCTGCTAAGCCTGTTTGATCGTCGATGGTCTGCAAGTGCGACATGCGAGGTGATTTGGTTCTTGGATTTAAAATCGGCTGCGAATGACAGGGCGATTCGACGAGGCGTTGTCGGTTGTGGGAGGTGTACCAATCACGCTCGGAGCGGTGCTCGTTGGAACTGGCGTGGCGACAGCCGCGGACGTGGTCCGCGAAGCGAGGTTCTGTAACTGCTGCTTGCATTCGAGCATCAGCAGGGCATCGCAGCGTGTGGCCGAACTATCGAGCGGAAGAATTTTGGCGAGCGGACCTTTCGCGTCGGGCACAGGACTCGCTACCACGCCACACGAAAGGAGTAGCACTTCATCGCTCGACCATTGAAAACGCTCGTGTAGTCGCCAGCTTACGATTTGCGGCACTTGCACCGTCACACGCTGTGCTTGGCTAGGGGTAGGGACATCCACGACCAGGGGCAACATTTTCTCAACCTGATCGACGTGGCACTTAATGACTGTATCGATTGATTTTCCACCCACAGCCACCAGCGGGCTGATCTCGAGCGAGAAGCCTTCGTCGATCTTTCCGCTAAGCATTTCGTAGCCTGGCCAACTATCGGCTCGCATCTTAATGCCACGCGAGTACGAGCGAGGCTGAGTTCGGGCAATTCGTAGCGACTCGCCACTTGCAACCTCTTGATGGGGCGAGCCGAGTTCGCGGAAATCGGCCCGCTCACGCAAGGTTCCGATCAGCACCGCAGCATTCTCTTTCGAGAGGAGCCACGCTTCCACGCCTGTCGCTTTGACATCGACAGGCTTCATCATCGGGAGCATTTTCGTTCGCCAGCTTGGGCTGCTCACGGTGATTAACTTCACCGAGAGTGCCTGCCCTTTTCGCGAACTGGTTACGAACTGTTCTACCATTCCCTGCACCACTGCCTGCATCGACGGAGTGTGGTAGACCCGAAGTGTGGTGGGGGTAGCGGAAAGGACACCAAGTGGCTCGGCAAACCAAACTTCCGTTCCGGTTTCGCGTAAGATCCAGTCGACGATCAGTTGCTCGGGGTGTTCGCCACCAACCACCGACGTATAGGGGCTGATGTCATACTCGCGCCAAATCTGACCATGGTCGTTAGGCAGCGTTCCGTTCCCCTTGGTCACCTTCACGCTACTCTCGAGCGGATTGCGATCGATCCCAATGGGAGTCAGGGGTGTTTGCGGAGAAGTGATCGTGCCAGCAGTAGGCTGTGGGGCAAAAACACCGGGAGGAGGTGGCAAGTTGACAGCGGAATTGGGTGAAATCGTGGCAGGTGGATTGGCCGTTGCTGGTGCTGCAGCCCCGGTGCTCCAGGGCCATTTGATTCCAAACTGAGCCCGTGCTTCGAGAGGCGAAATCAGGTTCACTAGAATTGTCGCCGCGATAAGCGCGCAAGGCATCACGGGCCTTGAATTCCATGGGCACTTCATCGGGAAGACTCCTCTACAACATCGGCAAACGATCGAAGGCTTCATCGCGCAGGGACTTACGAGCGCGCGGCAAAGCGGCGGGAGTGTAGCGACGACATCGCAGCTGGCCAAGGTCAATGAACCCCCGGAAAACCTTGGGCCAATCGCTGCTAGCAGAAACTTGCAGCAAGTTTTGCTTTCCAACGCACGAGCGGCCGTTTATGCTTCTCCAGCGGAGTTCGGCTGACATGCTCCGCGCGACAGCCGATCTCCTTCCCTCCTCGACGATTGCCCACTCCTCCTGCCTCACGTTCTCGGAGACTTCTCGATGCTCGCTTGCCGCGTGTTCCGTTTTGCTCCTTCGCTAGCGATCGCCGTGACTCTGCTGTTGCTGCAAAGCATGGTCGCTTATGCCGAGCCTGTCCGAGTGCTTGCAGGTGGGGCCAAGTCGGCTGATGTACGGCTCGCTCCCCCCAAAGATCTGGATGGCTACTTCCCCTTCACGCCCAGCAAATCTCCCGAACTCTGGCAGCCTCGCGCGGAGGAGTTGAAGCGCCGAGTGCTCGTGTCGCAGGGGCTTTGGCCTATGCCGCAAGGGGCCGATCTTAAGCTCTCGATCCATGGGCTTGTCGACATGGGGGACTACACAATCGAAAAAGTGTCGTTTGAGAGTATTGCAGGACTCTACGTCACAGGAAGTCTCTACCGACCGACGAAAGCCACGGGCCAGCGCCCTGGAATTCTTTGTCCCCATGGTCACTGGAATGAGGGGCGATTTCACGATGCTGGTCGGCAGAACACACGCCGCGAAATCGTAAAGGGAGCCGAACGTTTTGAAGAAGGGGGGCGTAGTCCGCTGCAATCGCGCTGCGTGCAACTTGCTCGCATGGGCTGTGTTGTGTTTCACTACGACATGCTTGGCTACGCCGATAGCCGACAGCTTTCGTTCGAACTGGTGCATCGCTTTGCGAAACAACGCCCCGAGATGAACCATCCAACCGAGTGGGGGCTCTACAGCCCGCAAGCCGAGTCGAATTTGCAATCGGTCATGGGGCTGCAAACCTATCACAGCATGCGAGCCCTCGATTTCCTTGTCTCGCTGCCAGATGTCGACCCGGCACGATTGGGTGTGACCGGTGCTAGTGGTGGCGCTACGCAAACCTTTTTGCTCGCAGCTGTCGACCCTCGGATTGCTGCCGCATTTCCTGCTGTGATGGTTTCGACCGCCATGCAAGGTGGTTGTACCTGTGAGAATTCATCGCTGCTGCGCGTCGGGACCGGAAATGTTGAACTCGCCGCACTCTTTGCCCCTAAGCCGTTGGGACTCACCTCCGCAGATGACTGGACGCGCGAGTTCCACCAGAAAGGGATGCCCGATTTGGCCGCGCACTACGCCATGATGGGTGCGCCAAGCAACGTGCAACTCACGGCGTTAACCCATTTTGGCCACAACTATAACTACGTCAGCCGCGCGGCGATGTACTCATTCTTCAACAAGCACTTCAAGTTGGGACTTGAGGAACCGATTGTGGAGGAGGATTACAAGTTTCAAACAGCTGCGGAACTTACGGTGTGGGATGCCGAGCATCCCTTGCCTGAATCTGGCGATTCGTTTGAGCGCAAGCTCTGCCGCGCATTGGCAGCCGACACGCGGAAGCAACTCGATGCTTTACGTCCAAATTCAGCTGACATGCTCGAAAAATATCGTGATGTTGTCGGTGGTGGGGTGAGTGTAGTGATTGGCCGATCGCTCCCAGCAGCGAGTTCACTCGAGTACGACCAAAAGATCAAAACAGACCGTGGCGACTATATCGAGATGCATGGTCTGGTGAAGCACAAGCCAGCTGGTGAGGAAATTCCAGCCTCGTTCTTGTATCCCAAAGAGTGGTCGGGAAGTGTTGTCCTTTGGATCGATCCAGCTGGAAAGAGTTCGATTCTCGATGCAACAGGTGCACCAACTGCGCCTGTAAAAAAGTTGATGGCGGCTGGTCATGCTGTGGCATCTGCCGATTTGCTGGATCAAGGCGAACAGCGTCTGGGTGATGCTTCTCAGAACCGTGTCGTTGCAAATCCTCGGGAGTTTGCGGGCTACACCTATGGCTATAACCCGTCCCTTTTTGCTCAGCGGGTGCACGATGTGCTAACGATGGTGGCTTTCATTCGTAGTCACGAGCGCGAGCCAAAATCGCTCGCCATCATTGCCGGCGAAGGTGCTGGGCCTTGGGCACTCGCCGCTCGTAGCCAAGCTCCGACGGCCATCAATCTGCTGGCGGCCAGCAGCGGAGGATTTCGATTTGCTAGTGTGGCCGATTATCGTCACGAACACTTCTTGCCAGGTGGTGCGAAGTACGATGATCTTCCGGGTATGATCGCTCTATCGGCCCCGGCCAAGCTGTGGCTCGCGGGTGAGTCGGAAGCTGCGGTATCGCTGGCGAGTGATGCGTACGCCGCTGCTGGAGATCGCGCCGCGCTTACTCTTGCCACCAAGCCCGAAGATGGGACCGTTGACAAAGCTGTGGCGTACATCCTGGGCCAACTTCCCGCAAAATAGTTGTCCCTCGATACTTGCCACTGCGCAATGTGGTGTGTAAATTTGTTCATGGCTGTGTTCGTGTAAAGAACATGGCCGTGGTTTCCTTCAGGGAGGGCTGATGATGTCGCGCAGTTACATTCGATTTGTCTGGGCCGCAGTGTGGCTCGTAGCAATGTGGATGGCAGTCCAGACAACGCAAGCCCAGGAATCTGCCCCTGAAACCAAGGCCAATCCGGTGGGAGAATTGGTTGCTCGCATCACCAAAGCGGTAGGAGACGATAAGCCGTTCTCGCTGATTGTCCGTTTGAAGTTAAAGCCAGAGGCGATCGAAAGTTTCATCGCAGCGGCTAAAGAGGGGGCTGCTGAGAGTCGCAAAGAAGCAGGCTGCCTGCTCTACGACTTTCACCAAAATCAAGAGGACCCCACCGAAGTGTTCGTGCTCGAGAATTGGAAAGATGTCGCCGCACTCAAGCTGCATCTCGCCTCGCCTCATTTTGCAAAACTTGGGGCTGCTGTGGGACCGGCTGTTGTCGAACCGATGCAAGTTCGCATCACGAAGCTGGTCACCCCGATCCAGTAGCCACATCAGAATTCGGAGGCGGATGAGTCGTGAGGCTATTTGGCTCTCTTGGCTTCGATGCAATCCTGAATGATGGAATCGAGGTCGTATGCAGCCTGATAAGCGATTGTTCGTTTCAGTTTTGATAGGTCGGGAACGCGGCGACGAATGTCCTCGAACGTTTTGTCGTACGCTTGCTGGTACGACACGAATTCCACCTGCGACTCGCTTCGCGCGAGCGCAATCACACGTTTAGCAAGCTCTAAAATCGAGACGGGCTGATCGCTGCCGATGTTGAAAATTTCGCCCGTGGCTTCGTGAGTTTTCATCAGCCGCAGCACAGCCGAAACGACATCACGCACATGAGCAAAGCAGCGCGTTTGCTTGCCATCGTCGTGCACCTGCAGTGGGTGCCCCATGAGTGCAGCATCGACAAATCGTGGTAAAACCATGCCGTAGGCACCGGTTTGTCGCGGGCCGACGACATTGAAAAAACGCCCAATCACGATCGGAAGTCGACTCGTCTTGTAATGGGCAAGAGCCAGGAATTCATCAACCGCTTTACTCACCCCGTACGACCAGCGTGGTTTGGTCGTGCTGCCAAACACCAAGTCGTCTTCCTCGTTCCAGACCGGCTTCGGATTTTTTCCATACACCTCGCTCGTGCTGGCGAGGAACAATTTGATGTAGCGACCAGCCCGATGCTGCTGCAGCACCAAATCGAGTAGCTGATGCGTGGGAAAGATGTTTCGCTCGATGGTCTGGATCGGCTGGCTGGCAATCAGTGCCACCCCCACGGCAGCTGCTAGGTGATACACCTCGTCGATCGACGGAATCACATCGGCGACGATTTTGGCGTCGGCAACGCTCCCCCTCAAAAGCTGAAGTTTTGGGTGCGATTTCACCTTGGCCAGATTGTCGAATTGGCCGGTCGACTCATCGTCGATCACCGTGACATGGCAACCTTCGGCCAAAAGGGCTTCGGTGAGATACGACCCAATGAACCCGGCTCCACCTGTCACCAATACCTGTCGTGTCACGTCCGGTCCTTTGTAACCGCGTAGCGTCAAACTGCTTGCTATCGCGACCGATTCCAGCCTGTCGGTGATAGCTCGTTCTCGATTGTGACCTCCCCAGCAAGCTGCCGCCATGCCTGCTAGAGAACCTCGGGGGAGCGATTTGGAACTTTTTCCTTCGCCAGTTCGTAACACTCGCACCTGGTGAGGACCATACGACTACAACCTCTTCTGCTACTCCGTTCGGACTCAGCGACCCGCCCTTGGCCGAAAAACAGCGGTCCATCGGCTCGCGATTTGCCTGCGGATGAGTAGGGCAGCTTTACGCCCCTTCCGTGCAGAAGTAGACTCGCAGATAGGGTTTGTGCGCGGTGATTGTATCGCGGGCACATAAGAATCCATGGAAATGACGGGATCGATTTGGGCACGTTGCGGCAGGTGTGCGGCTGAAATGCGACTCTCCTTGTGAGGGGGCTTCCAGCCTGACGCTTGGGACCATGCGGCAACAACACTCTCCACCGGCTCGGCAGCCGTTTGAACTTTGAGGGAATCTGCGATGCGATATGCAGCGATTCGATGGACTCACGTGGTGTTTTTGCTGGCGGGGATGCTCGCTGGGGGGGCACTGTCTTTCACTACTGTGGCACAGGCTCAGGAAAAACCAGCGGAGTCGCCCCCAGCAGCACGCCAGAAGTTTGTCGACGCCGGTAACTTCCAAAACAACGGCGCTTTCGACCTCGCAGTCGACGAGTGGCAGGCATTCCTCAAGGCCTATCCGACCGATCCACTCGCTGGCAAAGCACGTTACTACCTGGGCGTCTGTTTGCTGCAGCAGAAAAAACCCGAAGAGGCTCTCGCCGCATTCGAAAAGGTGCTCGCGGACTATCCCAAGTTCGAGCAAATGGAAGACTTGCTCGTCAATCTCGGCAGCTGTCAGTATTCCCTGGGGCAAGCGGGAAAAGCGGAGATGTTTGGCAAGGCTGCCACCTCCTACGCCAAGCTGGCCAAAGATTTTCCCAAGAGCAAGTTTGTCGAAGAGTCGCTCTTCTATCAGGGAGAATCTCTCTACTCGGCTGGCAAGAAGGGCGAGTCGCTCGCACCTTACGAGCAGTTGATCAAAGATTTTCCGAAGAGCACTCGTCGTGAAGAAACTCTCTACGCGCTCGGCTGCACGCAAGAGGAACTGGGTAAGTATGAACCAGCTTTAGCTACTTTCGAAACACTGCTGAAAGAATTTCCCGAGAGCAAACTTGCCACCGAAGTGACGATGCGAAAAGCAGAGGCGCTTCTGCAAAAGGGTGACTTGGCCGCCGCTGAAAAGCTGTTTGGCGAAGTTGCGGCCGTGAAGGGATTCTCTCAGGCGGACTATGCCTTGTTGCGACAAGGGACAGCGCTCGCGAAGCAAGAAAAGTTTCCTGAAGCAGCGGCGGTGCTTGTGAAGCTTGTCACCGATTTTGGCTCCTCGGCCTACGTCGCCGATGCCACCCTCGGCGCTGCTCGCTACTTCTATCGTGCCAACAACGATGCCGAAGCCGAAACGTGGCTCAAAAAAGTAGTGGAAGCCAAAACACCAGCCGCTGCAGAAGCTGCCCACTGGCTCGCGCGCCTGTACATCAAAACCGGTAAGCCAGCCGATGCTGAGAAGGCGGCAAAGGACGCACTTGCTGCCGGAGGGGATAGCCCGTATCTCGTCAATTTGCTCCTCGATCAAGCCGACGCACTTTTCGAAATTTCCGAGCGTCGCGCTGAGTCGCTTCCGCTATTCCTGAAGTTTGCTGCCGATCATGCTTCGCACGAGCAAGCTCCGCTGGCGCTCTATAGTGCGGCATTTACTGCGCTTGATCTGAAAAAATTTGACGAAGCCCTAAAGCATGCTGCTGACTTCGAGAAGGCTTACGCCACCGCGCCACTT
This window of the Pirellula staleyi DSM 6068 genome carries:
- a CDS encoding GDP-mannose 4,6-dehydratase; the protein is MTRQVLVTGGAGFIGSYLTEALLAEGCHVTVIDDESTGQFDNLAKVKSHPKLQLLRGSVADAKIVADVIPSIDEVYHLAAAVGVALIASQPIQTIERNIFPTHQLLDLVLQQHRAGRYIKLFLASTSEVYGKNPKPVWNEEDDLVFGSTTKPRWSYGVSKAVDEFLALAHYKTSRLPIVIGRFFNVVGPRQTGAYGMVLPRFVDAALMGHPLQVHDDGKQTRCFAHVRDVVSAVLRLMKTHEATGEIFNIGSDQPVSILELAKRVIALARSESQVEFVSYQQAYDKTFEDIRRRVPDLSKLKRTIAYQAAYDLDSIIQDCIEAKRAK
- a CDS encoding ATP-binding protein, which encodes MSAEDRALSAQEEIEVLRRQLLEAQKLTAIGELLGTTTHEFNNVLMTILNYARLGIRHKDEPTRDKAFEKILAASQRAAKITSSVLGMARNRSDSLEPTDVAAIIEETLVLLEREMMKYRISIEKQIGEVPPALACGNQIQQVLLNLLINARQAMLQGGRLLIKLEHDTSANTVDLVVRDSGTGIPPEKLRKIFDPFFTTKPGPDESGRGGTGLGLSACKSIIEAHRGRIRVESTVGKGTAFTIKLPVATKDSPKEISAPTTIPAISTSVATTTGEQSASS
- a CDS encoding putative quinol monooxygenase, with the protein product MMSRSYIRFVWAAVWLVAMWMAVQTTQAQESAPETKANPVGELVARITKAVGDDKPFSLIVRLKLKPEAIESFIAAAKEGAAESRKEAGCLLYDFHQNQEDPTEVFVLENWKDVAALKLHLASPHFAKLGAAVGPAVVEPMQVRITKLVTPIQ